The Populus nigra chromosome 19, ddPopNigr1.1, whole genome shotgun sequence genome includes a window with the following:
- the LOC133679832 gene encoding uncharacterized protein LOC133679832 isoform X2, which translates to MKLLPSPSISSSSTSSFDPNMCTSKSATASCLTGLLRRILCSRSLPTHPSDQITETSSILCDGRHQELIKSNEKLETTAATPGVVARLMGLESFPETSSVDMRVSANSISRSRSMNSVEFRGESDQMQGQHRRVKSTLSFREMPTFLEVENKEYFVLSFENIGSESKKVRSKERKCDVGSGELKEKRREKFKRKENRREKAVESEKRESEEKINKMVLKVLKESELSNRLLEDHKPAQEVGNGGKIEDSPAHMSLKGSEIVSLENKWLYHKEVSGIGAELRRRNKKTKGRAFKNEEAEFSSQDSSPVSVLDFDQFIVDPDVTKSEEDTKSGESNSRRKLSPQLENQNHKHLSQRSDGNLIFDNRNSNKTEEPCPGSRKKVCHNHDYLNMWDEVCKLTETQVVETNLNAYKNMCKFEEDFEEISADFGLQILDQLLQELVDQLA; encoded by the exons ATGAAACTGTTACCGTCTCCTTCTATCTCATCTTCCTCCACTTCTTCTTTTGATCCAAATATGTGCACTTCAAAAAGTGCCACTGCTAGTTGCCTTACAGGTCTTCTACGTCGAATTCTATGCTCTCGCAGCCTCCCTACACACCCATCTGACCAAATCACTGAAACAAGTTCAATACTTTGTGATGGTAGACACCAAGAACTCATCAAGTCAAATGAGAAACTTGAGACCACTGCTGCTACTCCTGGTGTTGTGGCAAGGCTAATGGGATTGGAGTCTTTCCCAGAAACTAGTTCAGTTGATATGAGAGTCAGTGCTAACTCGATATCAAGAAGTCGGTCGATGAATTCTGTGGAGTTTAGAGGTGAAAGCGATCAAATGCAAGGGCAGCATAGAAGGGTTAAGAGTACATTGTCGTTTCGGGAGATGCCAACTTTTCTTGAGGTAGAAAATAAGGAATACTTTGTTCTTAGCTTTGAGAATATTGGAAGTGAAAGCAAGAAAGTTAGATCTAAAGAGAGGAAATGTGATGTGGGTTCTGGAGAATTgaaggagaaaagaagagaaaaatttaaaaggaaggaAAACAGAAGAGAGAAAGCAGTGGAatcagagaagagagaaagtgaagaGAAAATCAACAAGAtggttttgaaagttttaaaggaGTCAGAGTTGAGTAACAGACTATTAGAAGATCATAAGCCTGCTCAAGAAGTTGGCAATGGTGGCAAAATTGAGGATTCACCCGCTCACATGAGTCTAAAGGGCAGTGAAATAGTTTCCTTAGAAAATAAATGGTTGTATCATAAGGAAGTCTCTGGCATTGGAGCAGAATTAAGGAggagaaacaagaaaacaaaaggacgTGCATTCAAAAATGAGGAAGCAGAGTTCAGCTCACAGGATTCCAGCCCTGTTTCTGTTCTTGATTTTGATCAATTCATCGTTGATCCAGACGTTACTAAATCAG AGGAAGATACAAAGTCAGGGGAGTCTAATTCGAGGAGGAAATTATCCCCCCAACTTgagaatcaaaatcacaaacactTGTCACAACGTAGTGATGGTAACTTGATCTTCGACAACCGAAATTCCAATAAAACTGAAGAACCTTGTCCAGGGTCAAGGAAGAAAGTTTGCCATAATCATGACTACTTAAACATGTGGGATGAAGTTTGCAAGCTGACAGAAACTCAAGTGGTCGAGACAAATTTGAATGCATACAAAAATATGTGTAAATTCGAAgaagattttgaagaaatcagTGCAGATTTTGGGTTGCAAATCTTGGATCAGTTGTTACAGGAGCTTGTAGATCAACTTGCTTGA
- the LOC133679832 gene encoding uncharacterized protein LOC133679832 isoform X1, with the protein MKLLPSPSISSSSTSSFDPNMCTSKSATASCLTGLLRRILCSRSLPTHPSDQITETSSILCDGRHQELIKSNEKLETTAATPGVVARLMGLESFPETSSVDMRVSANSISRSRSMNSVEFRGESDQMQGQHRRVKSTLSFREMPTFLEVENKEYFVLSFENIGSESKKVRSKERKCDVGSGELKEKRREKFKRKENRREKAVESEKRESEEKINKMVLKVLKESELSNRLLEDHKPAQEVGNGGKIEDSPAHMSLKGSEIVSLENKWLYHKEVSGIGAELRRRNKKTKGRAFKNEEAEFSSQDSSPVSVLDFDQFIVDPDVTKSVTEEDTKSGESNSRRKLSPQLENQNHKHLSQRSDGNLIFDNRNSNKTEEPCPGSRKKVCHNHDYLNMWDEVCKLTETQVVETNLNAYKNMCKFEEDFEEISADFGLQILDQLLQELVDQLA; encoded by the exons ATGAAACTGTTACCGTCTCCTTCTATCTCATCTTCCTCCACTTCTTCTTTTGATCCAAATATGTGCACTTCAAAAAGTGCCACTGCTAGTTGCCTTACAGGTCTTCTACGTCGAATTCTATGCTCTCGCAGCCTCCCTACACACCCATCTGACCAAATCACTGAAACAAGTTCAATACTTTGTGATGGTAGACACCAAGAACTCATCAAGTCAAATGAGAAACTTGAGACCACTGCTGCTACTCCTGGTGTTGTGGCAAGGCTAATGGGATTGGAGTCTTTCCCAGAAACTAGTTCAGTTGATATGAGAGTCAGTGCTAACTCGATATCAAGAAGTCGGTCGATGAATTCTGTGGAGTTTAGAGGTGAAAGCGATCAAATGCAAGGGCAGCATAGAAGGGTTAAGAGTACATTGTCGTTTCGGGAGATGCCAACTTTTCTTGAGGTAGAAAATAAGGAATACTTTGTTCTTAGCTTTGAGAATATTGGAAGTGAAAGCAAGAAAGTTAGATCTAAAGAGAGGAAATGTGATGTGGGTTCTGGAGAATTgaaggagaaaagaagagaaaaatttaaaaggaaggaAAACAGAAGAGAGAAAGCAGTGGAatcagagaagagagaaagtgaagaGAAAATCAACAAGAtggttttgaaagttttaaaggaGTCAGAGTTGAGTAACAGACTATTAGAAGATCATAAGCCTGCTCAAGAAGTTGGCAATGGTGGCAAAATTGAGGATTCACCCGCTCACATGAGTCTAAAGGGCAGTGAAATAGTTTCCTTAGAAAATAAATGGTTGTATCATAAGGAAGTCTCTGGCATTGGAGCAGAATTAAGGAggagaaacaagaaaacaaaaggacgTGCATTCAAAAATGAGGAAGCAGAGTTCAGCTCACAGGATTCCAGCCCTGTTTCTGTTCTTGATTTTGATCAATTCATCGTTGATCCAGACGTTACTAAATCAG TAACAGAGGAAGATACAAAGTCAGGGGAGTCTAATTCGAGGAGGAAATTATCCCCCCAACTTgagaatcaaaatcacaaacactTGTCACAACGTAGTGATGGTAACTTGATCTTCGACAACCGAAATTCCAATAAAACTGAAGAACCTTGTCCAGGGTCAAGGAAGAAAGTTTGCCATAATCATGACTACTTAAACATGTGGGATGAAGTTTGCAAGCTGACAGAAACTCAAGTGGTCGAGACAAATTTGAATGCATACAAAAATATGTGTAAATTCGAAgaagattttgaagaaatcagTGCAGATTTTGGGTTGCAAATCTTGGATCAGTTGTTACAGGAGCTTGTAGATCAACTTGCTTGA
- the LOC133679785 gene encoding selT-like protein yields the protein MDRAQILLVGLPLFLLCTDLIHLFTPPPPKPPPHHHHPPHHHPHPHPHHKQPPVGAHETPGSPTQKPVVGNIGLGSTVRIDFCASCSYRGNAVTMKKMLETQFPGIDVVLVNYPPSLPKRVAAKLVPVFQIGVMGIVLGGEQIFPMLGLMTPPPWYYSLRANKFGTIASTWLLGNALRSFLQSSGAFEVYCNDELVFSKLREERFPGEIELKDLVGRRLANSGISDMLP from the exons ATGGATCGAGCACAGATTTTGCTGGTAGGATTACCTCTATTTCTCTTATGCACTGACCTTATCCACCTCTTCACTCCCCCACCTCCTAAACCCCctccccaccaccaccaccccccccaccaccacccccacccccacccccatcACAAACAACCACCAGTGGGTGCCCATGAAACCCCAGGATCTCCAACGCAG AAGCCAGTTGTTGGAAATATTGGTCTTGGCAGCACTGTCAGAATTGACTTTTGCGCTTCCTGCTCTTACAG AGGGAATGCGGTAACAATGAAAAAGATGCTGGAAACGCAGTTTCCAGGAATTGATGTTGTACTTGTAAATTATCCCCCATCCCTGCCGAAGCGGGTGGCAGCCAAATTAGTACCGGTTTTTCAAATAGGAGTAATGGGAATTGTGTTGGGCGGTGAACAGATTTTTCCGATGCTGGGACTCATGACTCCACCTCCTTGGTATTATTCTCTACGTGCCAATAAATTTGGGACCATTGCATCCACTTGGCTTCTAGGCAATGCATTGCGGTCCTTCCTGCAATCCTCTGGGGCGTTTGAAGTTTATTGCAATGATGAATTG GTTTTCTCCAAATTGAGGGAGGAGAGATTTCCAGGAGAGATTGAACTAAAAGATCTTGTTGGCAGAAGGCTGGCTAATTCTGGCATTTCTGATATGCTGCCCTAG
- the LOC133679100 gene encoding internal alternative NAD(P)H-ubiquinone oxidoreductase A2, mitochondrial-like: MPPSFFSAASQTTTDGHTDLLNFGHRKPEPKQTQLFSEAKQSNSTKQSKSMSLFRNLIQLSTSKSKPLLQNPNFLFTSLSHFTTDTPTRFAGLEPTKGDEKPRVVVLGSGWAGCRLMKGIDTDLYDVVCVSPRNHMVFTPLLASTCVGTLEFRSVAEPIGRIQPAISKAPGSYFFLANCTSLDTEKQMVHCETVTDGLDTVDPWRFKISYDKLVIALGAEASTFGIRGVKEHAIFLREVHHAQEIRRKLLLNLMLSDMPGLSEEEKSRLLHCVVVGGGPTGVEFSGELSDFILKDVRQTYAHVKDYIHVTLIEANEILSSFDDSLRRYATKQLTKSGVHLVRGIVKDVKPQKLILTDGTEVPYGLLVWSTGVGPSSFVKSLELSKSPGGRIGIDEWLRVPSVPDVFAIGDCSGFLESTGKPVLPALAQVAERQGKYLANLLNKIGKDGGGRRTSGEEVELGDPFVYRHLGSMATIGRYKALVDLRQSKEAKGLALKGFASWFIWRSAYLTRVISWRNRFYVAINWATTFVFGRDISRI; encoded by the exons ATGCCTCCATCATTCTTCAGCGCAGCCAGTCAAACTACAACAGACGGACACACAGATCTCCTGAATTTTGGGCACAGAAAACCTGAACCAAAACAAACTCAGTTGTTCTCTGAAGCAAAGCAATCAAACAGTACTAAACAATCCAAATCCATGTCTCTCTTTAGAAATCTAATTCAACTCTCTACTTCCAAATCCAAACCTCTCTTACAAAACCCAAATTTCCTCTTCACTTCACTCTCCCACTTCACCACCGACACGCCGACGAGGTTTGCTGGCCTGGAGCCTACCAAGGGGGACGAGAAGCCCAGAGTGGTGGTGCTGGGCTCGGGTTGGGCGGGATGTAGGCTAATGAAAGGAATTGACACTGATTTGTACGATGTCGTATGCGTGTCGCCGAGAAACCACATGGTTTTCACCCCTCTGTTAGCTTCCACGTGTGTTGGGACTTTGGAGTTTAGGTCCGTGGCTGAACCCATTGGTCGGATCCAACCTGCCATATCGAAAGCACCTGGGTCTTACTTTTTTCTTGCGAATTGTACTAGCCTTGATACAGAGAAACAAATG GTGCATTGTGAGACTGTTACGGATGGATTGGACACAGTCGATCCATGGAGGTTTAAAATTTCGTATGATAAGTTAGTAATTGCACTGGGAGCAGAAGCATCGACCTTTGGAATTCGTGGCGTGAAAGAGCATGCAATATTTCTTAGAGAAGTTCACCATGCTCAGGAAATCCGCAGGAAGCTACTACTCAACTTGATGCTGTCTGATATGCCTG GTCTTTCAGAAGAAGAGAAGAGCAGATTATTACATTGTGTTGTTGTAGGAGGTGGTCCCACGGGAGTTGAATTCAGTGGTGAACTCAGCGATTTTATCTTGAAAGATGTTCGTCAAACATACGCGCATGTGAAAGATTACATACATGTTACTTTGATTGAG GCAAATGAGATCTTGTCTTCCTTTGATGATAGCCTCCGTCGCTATGCTACTAAGCAGTTGACAAAG TCAGGAGTTCATCTTGTCCGTGGGATTGTCAAGGATGTTAAACCGCAGAAGCTAATTCTAACCGATGGCACAGAGGTTCCATATGGTCTGTTGGTGTGGTCTACAGGTGTTGGCCCCTCATCATTTGTAAAATCTCTGGAACTTTCCAAGTCTCCTGGTGGACG GATTGGTATTGATGAGTGGCTGCGAGTTCCTTCAGTGCCAGATGTGTTTGCAATTGGTGACTGCAGTGGGTTTCTTGAAAGTACTGGCAAACCAGTTCTTCCCGCGTTGGCTCAG GTGGCAGAGCGTCAAGGAAAATATCTTGCAAATCTATTGAATAAAATTGGTAAAGATGGTGGAGGGCGCAGAACCAGTGGTGAAGAAGTAGAATTAGGGGATCCATTTGTTTACAGGCATCTGGGAAGCATGGCAACTATCGGTCGCTACAAGGCGCTTGTGGATCTTAGACAGAGCAAA GAGGCAAAAGGATTAGCTCTGAAAGGATTTGCGAGTTGGTTTATATGGCGTTCTGCATATCTGACACGTGTTATAAGCTGGAGGAATAGGTTCTATGTGGCTATTAACTGGGCTACAACATTTGTCTTTGGCCGTGATATAAGCAGAATATAG